CGGGCGTCGACCCCGGCGAACGGCCGGGTGGAGACGGCCGCGCCGCCCGTGTGGTCCAGCCGTTCCAGTACCAGCACGGAACGGCCGGCGCGGGCCAGGTAGGCGGCGGCGACCAGGCCGTTGTGGCCGCCGCCGACGATCACGGCGTCGTAGATGCGGGAGGCGGTGGGTGTGCTGGTCGGGGTCATGGCTCTTGGTAACACGGGGTGGTCCGGGGCGGCCAGGGGTGGCTCACGGGCGGGCCGGTAGGAGCCCGCCGGTGACCGGGCCGCCTCGCGGTGCCCACGGGAGGTCCGGCCCGCCGGTGGGTGCGCACCAGCAGGGCGGTGCGCCCAGCCGGGCGATGCCGAAGTCGCAGATCTTCACGGTGCCGTCGGCGAGCCGGACGAGGTTCGCCGGCTTCAGGTCGCGGTGCACGATGCCCTGCTCGTGGGTGTAGGCGAGCGCCTGGGCGACCTGTTCGGCGATGTCGACGACGTCGGGGACCGGCAGCGGGCCGTGGCCGTTGTCCTTGAGGAGGGCCGGCTCAGGTCCCGGCCCTCCAGCAGCTCGTGACCAGGAAGAGCACGCCGTCCCACTCGCCGAAGTCGTGGACGACGGTGACCCCGCGGTGCTGGAGCGCGGCGGCCACCCGGGCCTCGCGCCGGAACCGCTCCCGCAGCACGCGGGTGAACTACTGGTCGTGCTGGGTGCCCAGCGGTTTGAGGCACTTGACGGCGACGCGACGGCCCAGTGACTCGTCCTTCGCCCGCCAGACCTCGCCCATGCCGCCGCGCCCGATCCGCTCCAGCAGCCGGTACCGGCCCTGGATCAGCGTGGTGTCCCCCGTCTCGCTGCCCGCCCCCGTAGCAGTCCGCGCCCTCCCCTGGCCGGTCCAGTACGGCGGCTTATCGTCCGAGTTTGTACGGTGCCGGGCGCGCGGCCGGACCGAGCCGTGCCATCGCGCTCAGGATGTGTCTGGGCGGCAGTTGCCAGCGCAGACGTGCGGGAATCGCGCGCAGCAGGGTGCCCGTGGCGCGCAGCCGCCGGGTGACGGTGGCGGGTGGGGGCGCCGGTCTGCCGTACAGCTCGTGCGCGTACGGCGGTAGGGAGTCGTACGCCAGATGCGCGACCCGCCGCCACAGCAGTGCGCGGGCCGGGACCAGCAGGGGCGGGACGGGCGGGTTGCGCAGGAAGTCGTCCACCTCGTGGGCCTCGGCGCCGGCGGCCAGCTCGGGCCGTACCCGGTCGAAGTAGGCGGCCAGCTCGGACCGGTCGGCGGGTACGGCGTCGGGGTCGAGGCCGACGAGGCGGGCGCTGTGCCGGTGCTCGGCGAGGTAGCGGTCGGCGTGGGCGTCGGTGAGGGGGTAGCCGGAGCGGCGCAGGACGTGCAGGTAGGAGCCGATCTCGGCGCAGTGCACCCACATCAGCAGCGCGGGTTCGTCCACGCCGTACCGCTCCCCCGTGCCGGGGTCGGTCGCGCCGAGCAGGGTGTGGATCTTCCGGACCCGGGCTCCCGCCCGCTCGGCAGCCTCCGTGGTGCCGTACGTCGTGGTGCCGACGAATCCGGCGGTGCGCATCAGGCGGCCCCAGGCGTCGCGCCGGAAGTCGCTGTTCTGCGTGACACCCCGTACGGCGCGGGGGTGCAGGGCCTGGAGGTAGAGGGCGCGGATGCCGGCGATCCACATCATGGGGTCGCCGTGCGCCTGCCAGGTCACCGAGTCCGGGCCGAACAGCCCCGGATCGGCGTTCGAACGCGTCGCCGCCATGCCGCGAGGCTAACGCCCCGCGCGGCCGGATCCCAGGGGCCGCCGCTCCCGGGCGTCAGTGCAGGGTGTCCAGGAACTCTCCGCAGGCCCGGGCGCAGTCGCGGCACGCCTGCGCGCTCTCCTCGGCGCCCGGGTACGCGTCGAAGACGTGGGCGCTCTCCAGGCACACCTGCCGGCACCACTCCAGCTGGACGCGGATGGCGTCCTCGTCCACCTGGTTCTGTTCGGACAGCACCCGGCAGGTCGCGTCGCAGACCTCCGCGCACATGATGCCCCGGCGCCGTACGAGTTCCTGGTTCTCGGTTCCGTCCGGGTCCACGAGGCTGGCCCGCAGCGCGCAGGCTCTGGCGCACTCGGTGCACGCCTGTGCGCACGCGAAGCGGTCCTCGAGGAAGCGGAACAGCTCCTGCTGGGAAGTCGTCGTCGATGTCACACCGGGCGGGTTGCCGCCGCGAGCGACGGCAAACCGGCGGGCCCGGGTGTTTCCAAGGGTTCTGGCGGGATTTCCGGGTACCCGACCGCCATGAACGACACAGCAATGGACCTGGCCGCGGGCGCGGGCGGGCTCGGCATCGGACTGATCGTGGCCGCCGTCGTGGTGGCGGCCCTGCTGATCGGCGCGTTCGCCTTCGGCAGCCGTCTGAAGCGCCGTGAGTCTCCGCCGCCGCTTCCGGAGGAGCAGCCCCGCCTGCCCGACGACGGGCCGGTGCGCGAGGTACGGGAGCGTCGGGAGCCCGACGAGATGCCGCAGAGCGATGAACGGACGCTGCCGCACGACCTGGGCCATCAGGGCAGCCGCACCGCCGCCGGACAGGAGCGGCCCCGCTGGGACGAGGGCGGCAGCGGTGGGTTCGGCAGCGGAGGGCCGGGCGGCCGACGCTGACGCGGGGTTCGTCAGCCGACACCGCCGGTGCCACCGGATGGGCCGGGGGCACCGGTTCCGCTTGCGCGCGGCACGGCGGTGTCGGTGCCGCCCGTCCCGGCCCGGGCCGGTTCCGCGCCCGCCGGGCAGTCGTCGCTGGAGCGGCCCGCGAGCCGGCCACCGGGCTGCTCCACGGTCACCTGCGCCCGGTACAGCGACGGGTCCTGACGCAGCCGGGCGGCGGCGACCGTGCAGGCCAGCTGGTCCACGGCCGTGTCGCTGAGGCTGGCGGTGCCGCGCGGCAGGAGCACGGTGACCGACGCCCCGTCGACGCGGACGGTGGGCGCGGCGGCGGTGAGCGGCAGTTCGGTCGTCAGCCCCCTGTTCCGCTCCTGGTCGTCCGGGCCCTTGAACAGCATGAGGACGATGGTGCCGGGATCGGTGGCGCTGGGCACCGTCCGGGTCACCGGCGCCAGGGCGCCGTCGTCGACGAAGAAGAGCGGCACGGCGGCGACGGGCACCGGGGTGGGCTGTGCCTGGGACGGGCTGGGAGCGGCGCCCGGTTCCACGACGCCGGTCGCGGGTTCACCCGCCTCGACCACACCGGTCTCGGGGATGCCGCAGCCGGCCAGCGGGAGCAGCGCCGCGAGCAGGAGCGGGAGGGCGCGTCGGGCGGGCCGTGGTGTCATCGGCGGTGTCATGTCCGGTCCTCCTTGGCCGCGTCCGTCGCCCCGTCGCGCGGCAGGGGCAGGACGACCGTGAAGACCGCGCCGCCGTCCGGGTCGTTGGCCGCCCGGACGGTGCCGCCGTGCAGGCGTACGTTCTCCGCGGTGATGGCCAGCCCGAGGCCGCTGCCCTCGCTGCGGGTGCGGGCGACGTCCGACTTGTAGAAGCGGTCGAAGACGTGCGGCAGGACGCTCTCGGGGATGCCGTCGCCCCGGTCGCGGACCGTGAGGACCGCCTGTTCCCCGGTGCGCGTTTCGTCCCCCGCGCTCAGGCCGACGTGGACCGGGGGTGCGCCGTGCCGCAGGGCGTTGCCGACGAGGTTCGCGACGACGACGTCGAGGCGGCGCGGGTCGACCCGGCCGCGCAGCTCGCCCGGTCCGGGCAGGCCGGCCGTCACCGAGTCCAGCCAGCCGCGGGAGGCGAGCGTGCGCCGCACGGACTCCGCCAGGTCGATCTCGTCCAGGTGCAGGGCGGCGGCCCCCGCGTCGAACCGGGAGATCTCCATCAGGTCGTCCACCAGGGCGGCCAGCTTGGTGGTCTCCTCGCTGATGAGGCGCACCGCCGTCGCCGTGTCCTCGTCCAGTCCGGCGGCGTCCTCGTCGAGTACGTCCGTCACCGCCGACATCGCCGCGAGCGGGGTGCGCAGTTCGTGCGAGACGTCCGCGGCGAAACGGCGTGCGCCGGCCTCCATGCGCCGCAGCTCCGCCACCGAGCCCTCCAGGGCGGCGGCGGTCTCGTTGAAGGTGTGGGACAGGTCGGCGAGTTCGTCGGAGCCCTGCACCGCGAGCCGGGTGTCCAGGCGGCCCTCGGCGATGCTGCGGGTGGCCCGGCGCAGTGCCCGCACGGGTCGCAGCACCCCGCGCGCGGCCAGCAGCGCGATCAGCACGGCCAGCGCCAGCGCCGGCACGGTGGCCCGTTCGATGGCGGTGACCAGGGCGTCGACGTAACCCTGTTCCTCCTGCTGGGGCACGGTCAGGTAGACCTCCAGGCCGGAGGCGCGCTCCGAGACGGGGTACGGGCCGGTGAAGGTGACCGGCATGCCGACGACGAGTGCGGACCGGCCGTCGTGCGACACCCGCTGGAACACGGTGGCCCGGCGGGAGCGTACGGACTCGCGCATCTCCGGGGACAGTTCGCGGAAGGCGTCCCCGGGGCGCGAGGTGGCGTCGGTGTCCCGGTAGGCGGCGAGTACCCGCCAGGTCTGGGACCGGCCGCTGCGCGCCACGTCGGCGGCGAACGCCTGGAGATCGGCCGCGTCGGGCGGAAAGCGGTAGTTGGGGACCAGGGTGTTGACCCGGTGCCGGAAGTCCTCGATCACGGTGTCCTGGCTCTGCTGGAGGACCCCGTTGCGTGCCTCGCGGAAGGTCAGCGCGCCGGTGGTCACGGTGGCCACGACGGCGACGAGGGTGAAGGCCACCACCAGCCTCACCCGCAGCCCGTTCAGCGCGCGCAGCGCCCGCGGAACCCTCACCGGGCCCCGAACCGGTAGCCGAAGCCGCGCACGGTGTGGACGTGGCGGGGGCTCCCCGCGGGCTCGCCGATCTTGGCCCGCAGGCGCTTGACGCAGGCGTCCACGAGGCGGGCGTCCCCGTGGTAGCTGTGCTCCCACACCGCTTCCAGGAGCTGCTGGCGGCTGAACACCTGGCCCGCCGACGCGGACAGCGTGAGCAGCAGCCGCAGTTCCGAGGGGCCGAGGGCGACGGGCCGCCCCTGGTGGGTGACGGTCAGTCCGGCGCGGTCGATGACCAGGTCGCCGTGGTGCTCCGTGCGCGGGGTGCCCTGGTCGTCCGCGGTGCCGCCGGCGCGGCGCAGCACCGCGCGGATGCGTGCGTCCAGGACCCGGGCGCGGACCGGCTTGACCACGTAGTCGTCGGCTCCGGCCTCCAGGCCGACGACGATGTCCGTGTCGTCGCCGCGGGCGGTGGCCATGATGATCGGCACCTGGTCGTGGGCGCGTGCGCGCCGGCACACCTCCAGGCCGGACATGCCGGGCAGCATCAGGTCGAGGACGACGGCGTCGGGCCGGAACGACCGCAGCAGCTCCAGCCCTTCCTCGCCCGTCGCGGCGGCGGCGACCTCGTGCCCCTGGCGGCGCAGCGCGAGGCGCAGGCCGTCGCGGACGGCGCGGTCGTCTTCGATGATCAGGACCCGTGGCATGGGTCTCAGTATGCGTATGAACGGGCGGGCGTCCCCGCGCGGGTGACGGCTGTTACACAGCGGTCCAACAGCGGTCCACGGGCGATCACGTCGTCGCGGCACGCTTCGTGATCATGAACGAGCGCCGATCGACTCCCTCGTCCTCCTCCGCGCCGGACCGGCGGCACCGCCGCCGGTCCGGCGGCCGCCGTGGCGGCGGTGCGCGCCGCCGCCGGGGCGTCCGGTCGCGTCTGCTGTGGGCGGTGCTCGCGGCCGGGGCGGTGCTGGTGTTCGCCGGTGGTCTGGCCCTGCGGGAGGGCGGGGAAGCCGCCACGGACCGCTCCGCCGGCCCGGCGGGCTCGCCGGGCCCCTCCGCGTCGTCCGCCGCATCCGCGCGGCCCGGGCCGCGCGGCGCCGTCGAGACACAGAAGGCCGAGACGACGGAGAAGGAGAAGGAGAGGACCGACGGGACGGAAGAGGCGGGGAAGGTCGACCCCGGTTCGATCCCGTCGTCCGGCCCGGGGACGTTCGCCACCGCGGGCGGCGGCGGGGAACGGGTCGGCGGGAGCGGGCGGACGCTGACCTACGTGGTGCAGGTCGAGGACGGCATCGGGATCCCGGCCCGGGACGTCGCGGCCGAGGTCGAACGGATCCTCGCCGACGAGCGGGGCTGGACGGCGGACGAAATCGTGGGGTTCCGGCGGGTGTCGGGCGGCGCCTCCGACTTCCGGGTACGGCTCGCCACAGCGGGGACGGTGGACACGATCTGCGGCCGTTACGGCCTGGACACCGGCGGCGAGGTCAACTGCAACGTCGGTCAGGACGTGATGGTCAACCTCAAGCGGTGGCTGCTGGCCACGCAGTACTACGCGGACGACGTGACGTCGTACCGGGCGCTGATCATCAACCACGAGGTCGGGCACTTCCTGGGCCACGGCCACGAGGGGTGCCCCGGGGCGGGGCGGCCGGCACCGGTCATGATGCAGCAGATCAAGGGCCTGCACGGCTGCCGGACCAACGTCTGGCCCTACGACGCCGAGGGCAGGCCCGTCACGGGGCCCGCCGTCGGCTGAGCCCGGGCGGGCGCCGGGCCCCTCGGCACCGCGTGCCGGTGGCGGAACGGTGTCAGTGGCGGGGGCCGTCCGCGTCGGTACCGCAGTCGGGGTTCCGGCAGGTGCCCGGCCCCCAGACCGGGACGTAGATCCCGAGGGTCTTGTGGCGGGTGATCTCCGCCGGGACGGAATGACCGCAGGTGGGGCAGATGTCATGGCGCTGCGCGTCGGCCTGCCGCGGTGCGGTGCGGGTCTGCTTCGTCTGCTGTGTGTGACTGCTCATGGTTCTCACGTCCGCACTGGGAACGGATTTGGGACCTCTTGTGAGACTTTACCCCTATTTTACGTTCCTATGTTCGGGTGAGGTCGGGACTTCCGCGTCGGGACCGCCCGTGTCCCCGTCGTCCGTGTCGGGTGGACGCCGCAGGCTCAGGAACACCGACGCCGCCAGGACCACGACGATGACCGCCAGACTCACGGGCGAGGGGATCTCCGGCACGGAGGGGCTGACTATCTTGTGGAGCGCCTGGAGGATGAGCTTGAGGCCGATGAACCCCAGGATGATCGCCAGTCCCTTGCTCAGGTAGTGGAAGCGGTCGAGCAGCCCGGAGAGCATGAAGTACAAGGCCCGCAGGCCGAGGATGGCGAAGGCGTTGCTGGTGTAGACGATGAAGGTGTCGTCACTGACCGCGAGCACGGCGGGCACGCTGTCCACGGCGAAGATCAGGTCCGCCGCCTCGATCGCGGCGACGACGGCGAGCAGCGGCGTCGCCACGTGCTTGCCGGCCTCCTTCACGAAGAACTTCGGGCCGGCGTAGGTGTCCCGCACAGGGATGATCTTGCGCAGCAGCCGGACGGCGAAGCTCTTGCCGGGGTCGAAGCTCTCCTCCTCGCCCTTGAGGATCTTGTAGACGCTCCAGAACAGGATGGCCGCGAAGGCGAACAGCACGGCGGTGAAGCGGTTGACCACGGCCACACCGGCGGCGAGGAAGATGCCGCGGAACACCAGCGCCCCGATGACGCCGAAGAAGAGGACGCGGTGCTGGTAGGCGCGTGGCACCTTGAAGTAGGCGAAGATCAGGGCGAAGACGAAGAGGTTGTCGACCGAGAGACTCTTCTCCAGCAGCCACGCGGTGGTGTACTCCGTGCCCGCGGTCGGGCCGAGGACGAGGAAGACGATCGCCCCGAAGACGAGCGCCAGGCCCACCCACAGGCCGCTCCAGGCGGCCGCCTCCTTGAATCCGATGACGTGTGCGCTGCGGTGGGCCAGGAGGTCGACGGTGAGCGACACGACGACGGTGGCGGCGAAGACTGTCCAGAGCCAGAAGGGCACATCGAACATGGGGGCCTCGCATGGACGGGCGGGGTTCTCATCGGTCGTCGGTCACGGGAGCGGCGCGCATCGCCTCGGGGGTCACCCGGTCGGCCCGGGCGGCGTCGGCGAGGGCCTCGGCGGCGGCCTCCGCGGCCTGGGCCGTGTCGTTGGCGGCCTGGGCGGCACCGTCGTCCGAACGGCTCTCGCGGGTGGCGGGTGACTGGGGCAGCGCTTCGGTGAAGGCGCGGGAGACGCCCTGGAGCGCGGAGGTGACCTCGCTGGGGATGACCCAGAACGTACTGCCCGAACCCTGGGCGAGCTGCGGCAGCACCTGGAGGTACTGGTAGGCCAGGAGCTTGGGGTCGGGGTCGTTGCGGTGCACGGCCTGGAAGACCTCGTCGATGGCCCGGGACTGCCCCTCGGCCTTGAGGATCTCGGCGGTGCGGTTGCCCTCCGCGCGCAGCACGGCGGCCTGCTTGTCGCCCTCGGCGGTGAGGATCTGCGACTGGCGCTGGCCCTCCGCGCCGAGGATCGCGGCCCGCTTGTCGCGCTCGGCCCGCATCTGCTTCTGCATCGCGTCCTTGATGGACTGCGGCGGGTCGATGGCCTTGATCTCCACCCGGTTCACGCGCAGCCCCCATTTCCCGGTGGCCTCGTCCAGTACGCCGCGGAGCTGGCTGTTGATGGTGTCGCGCGAGGTGAGGGTCTTCTCCAGGTCCATCGAACCCACGACGTTGCGCAGGGTGGTGACGGTGAGCTGCTCCACCGCCTGGAGGAAATTCGCTATCTCGTAGAAGGCCGCGCGTGGATCGGTCACCTGGAAATACAGCACGGTGTCGATCTCGACGACCAGGTTGTCCTCGGTGATGACCGGCTGCGGTTTGAAGGAGACGACCTGTTCGCGCAGGTCTATCACCGGATAGACCCGGTCGATGTAGGGGATGACGAGGTTCAGCCCCGGTTTCAGCGTGCGATGGTAGCGGCCGAGCCGTTCGACGTTGCGGGCACGGGCCTGGGGCACGATGCGAACCGCCCGCACCACGGTGAACACCGCGAGAAGCGCGACGATCACACCGGCGATCAGGAACGCCGAGAATTCCATGGTCACTCCCGGGGATAGACGAATGCGGTGGTGCCGCTGATCTCCATTACGTCGACCTTCGCCCCGCGGGGAATCACCAGCGTCTCGTCGTAGGAACGGGCGCTCCACTCCTCACCGCCGATACGGACCCTGCCGTCCATGCCCGTCACCTCGGAGACGACGTACGCGGCCTTGCCGACCAGCGCCTCCACGCCGAACCGCTCGGTCTGGGGCTGCAGGAGATGGCGTACGGCGACGGGGCGCACGAACAGCAGGGTGACCGTGGCGACGACGGTGAAGAGCAGGAACTGGAAAGGCGGCGAAAGGCCGGCCGCGGCGGATCCCGCCGTGATCAGCGCGGCCGCACCCAGCATTCCGAGCGCGGCGGTCAGAGTGAATATCTCCGCCACGATCAGGACCGCCGAAACGATCAACCAGATCAGCCACGGATCCATGGCGACCCCTCCCGGACGACGCGAAAAGAGCGGTCTGTTGATCAAGTAGTGATCAAGGCACCACAATGGCGCCTTTGGCGTAATTTTACCTGGTTCTCGGAAAATCCGACCCCGACCGGGATCAGCCCTTCACGGTCACGTGTTCGGCACCCGGGAGCCCTTTTTCCCACCAGTGTCCGTAGCGCCGGTACACGGCCGGATCGCGGTCGGCGAGCAGCGCCGAGAGTTTCTCCGCCTCCTCGGTCACGCCGCGCCACGCGGCCTTGCCGAGCTTGTGGAAGGCGGTCAGTTCCAATCCGCCGTCGACCGTGCGCCACACCCCGGCGACGCGGCCGTCGACCAGCAGGCAGGGCAGCACGTCACCGTTGCGGCGGACGACCGCCGGGCGGTACTCGGGAGGCAGGAACCGTCCCGGTACGACGTGCGCGAGCAGGGTGCTGTCCCACATCGGCAGCAGCCGGGGCGGGGCCTCGGTGTCCTCGGCCGGCACGGTGGCGTCCGCCAGGTCGTACAGGGCGGCGCGGCCCCGGCCCGCCACCGGCACCACCCGGTCGCCGAGTTCGTGCAGCGCCCCGTCGACGGCGCCGCGCGTCAGCAGGGTGAAGCGGGCGAAGTCCTGGGCCGTGGCGGGCCCGAACGCCCGCAGGTAGGAGAGCAGCAGCCGCCGCACCCCCGCGGCCGCCTCCCCCGGACCGTTCTCGGCGTCCGCCGGGGCGGCCAGGTAGGCGTTGCGCGCGGTGAACGACCAGGGTCCGCCGGTCGGCCCGTGATGTATCGGCGCGTAGGTGCGCAGCGCCCACCACACGCGGTGCGCGTCCTCGCCGAACCGCGCGGTGACCTCCTGCTCCACCTCGGCGCCGGTGCGGGGCCGGCCGAGGAACCCGGCCAGCTCCGGAAGGACCGAGTCGGCGTCGGCGGGGGTCAGCGCCGTCGAGGTGAAGCGGCGGTCGTACAGCCGGGAGGCGCGCAGGGTGCTCAGCATCGCCGCGCGGTAGGGCGCGTAGTCCTCGGCGTGCACGGCGTGCAGGGTGATCCGCATCAGGCTCGCCTTGACGATCCGGCGCTCCGCGAACGCCGCGTCGAGGTCCTCCGGCGCGAAGTCCCGCACCCTGTTCCAC
The Streptomyces sp. NBC_01723 genome window above contains:
- a CDS encoding HAMP domain-containing sensor histidine kinase; translation: MRVPRALRALNGLRVRLVVAFTLVAVVATVTTGALTFREARNGVLQQSQDTVIEDFRHRVNTLVPNYRFPPDAADLQAFAADVARSGRSQTWRVLAAYRDTDATSRPGDAFRELSPEMRESVRSRRATVFQRVSHDGRSALVVGMPVTFTGPYPVSERASGLEVYLTVPQQEEQGYVDALVTAIERATVPALALAVLIALLAARGVLRPVRALRRATRSIAEGRLDTRLAVQGSDELADLSHTFNETAAALEGSVAELRRMEAGARRFAADVSHELRTPLAAMSAVTDVLDEDAAGLDEDTATAVRLISEETTKLAALVDDLMEISRFDAGAAALHLDEIDLAESVRRTLASRGWLDSVTAGLPGPGELRGRVDPRRLDVVVANLVGNALRHGAPPVHVGLSAGDETRTGEQAVLTVRDRGDGIPESVLPHVFDRFYKSDVARTRSEGSGLGLAITAENVRLHGGTVRAANDPDGGAVFTVVLPLPRDGATDAAKEDRT
- a CDS encoding response regulator transcription factor — its product is MPRVLIIEDDRAVRDGLRLALRRQGHEVAAAATGEEGLELLRSFRPDAVVLDLMLPGMSGLEVCRRARAHDQVPIIMATARGDDTDIVVGLEAGADDYVVKPVRARVLDARIRAVLRRAGGTADDQGTPRTEHHGDLVIDRAGLTVTHQGRPVALGPSELRLLLTLSASAGQVFSRQQLLEAVWEHSYHGDARLVDACVKRLRAKIGEPAGSPRHVHTVRGFGYRFGAR
- a CDS encoding oxygenase MpaB family protein, coding for MAATRSNADPGLFGPDSVTWQAHGDPMMWIAGIRALYLQALHPRAVRGVTQNSDFRRDAWGRLMRTAGFVGTTTYGTTEAAERAGARVRKIHTLLGATDPGTGERYGVDEPALLMWVHCAEIGSYLHVLRRSGYPLTDAHADRYLAEHRHSARLVGLDPDAVPADRSELAAYFDRVRPELAAGAEAHEVDDFLRNPPVPPLLVPARALLWRRVAHLAYDSLPPYAHELYGRPAPPPATVTRRLRATGTLLRAIPARLRWQLPPRHILSAMARLGPAARPAPYKLGR
- a CDS encoding winged helix DNA-binding domain-containing protein, with product MTLTPRRLALATLDRQLLLERERLDVAEAVRRVCALQAQSPASPYLALWNRVRDFAPEDLDAAFAERRIVKASLMRITLHAVHAEDYAPYRAAMLSTLRASRLYDRRFTSTALTPADADSVLPELAGFLGRPRTGAEVEQEVTARFGEDAHRVWWALRTYAPIHHGPTGGPWSFTARNAYLAAPADAENGPGEAAAGVRRLLLSYLRAFGPATAQDFARFTLLTRGAVDGALHELGDRVVPVAGRGRAALYDLADATVPAEDTEAPPRLLPMWDSTLLAHVVPGRFLPPEYRPAVVRRNGDVLPCLLVDGRVAGVWRTVDGGLELTAFHKLGKAAWRGVTEEAEKLSALLADRDPAVYRRYGHWWEKGLPGAEHVTVKG
- a CDS encoding DUF3152 domain-containing protein, with the protein product MNERRSTPSSSSAPDRRHRRRSGGRRGGGARRRRGVRSRLLWAVLAAGAVLVFAGGLALREGGEAATDRSAGPAGSPGPSASSAASARPGPRGAVETQKAETTEKEKERTDGTEEAGKVDPGSIPSSGPGTFATAGGGGERVGGSGRTLTYVVQVEDGIGIPARDVAAEVERILADERGWTADEIVGFRRVSGGASDFRVRLATAGTVDTICGRYGLDTGGEVNCNVGQDVMVNLKRWLLATQYYADDVTSYRALIINHEVGHFLGHGHEGCPGAGRPAPVMMQQIKGLHGCRTNVWPYDAEGRPVTGPAVG
- a CDS encoding DUF6479 family protein — its product is MNDTAMDLAAGAGGLGIGLIVAAVVVAALLIGAFAFGSRLKRRESPPPLPEEQPRLPDDGPVREVRERREPDEMPQSDERTLPHDLGHQGSRTAAGQERPRWDEGGSGGFGSGGPGGRR
- a CDS encoding SPFH domain-containing protein, giving the protein MEFSAFLIAGVIVALLAVFTVVRAVRIVPQARARNVERLGRYHRTLKPGLNLVIPYIDRVYPVIDLREQVVSFKPQPVITEDNLVVEIDTVLYFQVTDPRAAFYEIANFLQAVEQLTVTTLRNVVGSMDLEKTLTSRDTINSQLRGVLDEATGKWGLRVNRVEIKAIDPPQSIKDAMQKQMRAERDKRAAILGAEGQRQSQILTAEGDKQAAVLRAEGNRTAEILKAEGQSRAIDEVFQAVHRNDPDPKLLAYQYLQVLPQLAQGSGSTFWVIPSEVTSALQGVSRAFTEALPQSPATRESRSDDGAAQAANDTAQAAEAAAEALADAARADRVTPEAMRAAPVTDDR
- a CDS encoding NfeD family protein, whose protein sequence is MDPWLIWLIVSAVLIVAEIFTLTAALGMLGAAALITAGSAAAGLSPPFQFLLFTVVATVTLLFVRPVAVRHLLQPQTERFGVEALVGKAAYVVSEVTGMDGRVRIGGEEWSARSYDETLVIPRGAKVDVMEISGTTAFVYPRE
- a CDS encoding four-helix bundle copper-binding protein, with the translated sequence MTSTTTSQQELFRFLEDRFACAQACTECARACALRASLVDPDGTENQELVRRRGIMCAEVCDATCRVLSEQNQVDEDAIRVQLEWCRQVCLESAHVFDAYPGAEESAQACRDCARACGEFLDTLH
- a CDS encoding TerC family protein, which gives rise to MFDVPFWLWTVFAATVVVSLTVDLLAHRSAHVIGFKEAAAWSGLWVGLALVFGAIVFLVLGPTAGTEYTTAWLLEKSLSVDNLFVFALIFAYFKVPRAYQHRVLFFGVIGALVFRGIFLAAGVAVVNRFTAVLFAFAAILFWSVYKILKGEEESFDPGKSFAVRLLRKIIPVRDTYAGPKFFVKEAGKHVATPLLAVVAAIEAADLIFAVDSVPAVLAVSDDTFIVYTSNAFAILGLRALYFMLSGLLDRFHYLSKGLAIILGFIGLKLILQALHKIVSPSVPEIPSPVSLAVIVVVLAASVFLSLRRPPDTDDGDTGGPDAEVPTSPEHRNVK